The window TCTGTTTGAGTTGGTGATGGAGTCTTCTCTTATGAGAGAGAGGTAAGGGGAGATGTCTGTTGTTGATCCGACATCGATGGATTTTGTCTGAACGTAAGTGCCGTCGGTCATCTTGAACTTTGGCCCATCAAATGAAGTCATGTGATATTACTACTACAGGGTTCACATAACAGAATGTATTAGATTCAGGTTATAACACGAAGAAACAAAAAGTCGTCGACTTTTAATAGCTATCATCAGTTCCTATTAACCAAAAACAAACCgatccgagagagagagaaacagagtGTACAAAGAGGAGGACGAACCTTAGAATACGCTTTCGGAGTTtagacaagagagagagagagagagaaactgttTCTTCAGTTTCTGCCGCAAGAGAGAGAGTCGCGATAAGACCACGATAATGGAAGAGTAGACAGATTCTGATGACTTTGGGTGCGATCGAGACATGTCCATTCAGCGTTTGCTTGCTTAAACCATTGCGGTTTGTGATTTTTTAGACGACCAAATCCCGGTTCGACCGAAACTAACCGATTGGAATTTAAATGAAATTCAAAAGCCCATTGGTACACATCCCAAGGCCCAATAGAATGGAATTTAAACAAAATTCGAAAGCCCATTAGTACAATATAATTCTCTTATTCTTTACCCTAACAATATAACCTTTTTGATTTTACGGTAATAAAATTATTCAACTAGAAATTAACaggattttatttttgtgttgtGTTTGTTGAAGATTGACAACCGAGAAGTTATGGACGCCTGATGAGAGTTTTGGTGACCCTTGTGAACAATTAAGTTGTTAAATTCAAATGACTTTGTGATGATGGTTCGAGTAACTAAATACAAACGACTAGGCAAATCCTTATACAGAAGAACATGTTTTGAACCATGGTAATGTTCAGACATTAATCAAACAAAGTTAAAATCAGATAGTAGTAGTTATTACAACAACATTAACTACAAAGAGGACATTTCACAAGCCCATTCTCATTACATTCTCTGCATCTCGTCCACATCTTACTATCATTACTAGTCTCTTCTTCGTCATGGTGCTCTACAATCAATCTAGAGCTTCCATTACAACTAGAACATATCAAAAACCTTTCGTTCTCGCAAAATTCACAGGGAGAATCAACTAATGAGATCCCTTCTAGAAGCTTTTTAAGCTTCCCGTTCTCGTTCAATGCCACAACTTCGTCTGCTCCTCCAATGTACCTACCTCTAACGAACAGTCTCGGAGATGTAACTTTACCCCCAAGCAACCTCCACATCTGGTCTCTAAACTCTGAGTCCATCGATACATCTCTCTCTTTATACTTCACCCTGTGATTCTCCAACAAGAATCTTACTCTTCTACAGGCTTCAAATGTTTTCCTCACTCCTCGTAGTCCCGTGGTGTAGAATACGATCGAATCTTCTCCTCCAGGTGGGCAGTTCTCTTCAAACTCCAAGAgaatctctctttcttcttcttgaagatcatgttcttgttcttgctcttccaCATCTTCTTCAAGCTCTAGTAGCGTTGGAGTAACACAACCTCTGTTTTGACCAGACTCAGCGAATATTTCCTCTTTTAGATGATGGATTGTCCGGTCAACGTTGTTCCTATGATGAGCTAGGCCTTGCTTCAAGGTTGATACAATGGTGATGAGTTTGATTTTCTTGGCCAATCTCTCCTTCATTCCCTTCATTGCAATTCAAGAATCTGAAAAGAGAAATCAagaacaaaaccaaagataagATCAGGCACGAGAATAAGAAACAAAACGTAATGTGTTAACGTGTGGGTACCTAGAGTTTCAAAAGACACTTTCTTGGTTAGCTTTCAAAAGTCGTTCTTGATGGGTTTTATTCagaacaaaagaagaagaacatgCTTTTTTTTGGTGGGTCATTGCTACAATAATGTAAGATGATAAATTTCACACCTCAATCACAGAGAAAAAAAGACTAATGAGTAATGATTTTTACCAGATCAACCCAATATGCCagaggattaataaaaataataacaaaaaaaagatgatatAATCTagctttaagaattttttaataaatataaatctttatGGCAAGAGTCATTGATTGATTTTACAAGTTTTATTCCTTCTTTTACAATTCCGTAAACGTGCAATGATGTCGGATTGGTAAAGTAGCTCAGCTTTAGCTAGCAAACTTCTAATtaatccatttttaatgtaaccATACATACTCATACATACTATATACTTACTTTGATTACTTCTCGTATAACATTATGGGATCAACTAATAATTAATATGATCGTTAAGAAATCGTCAGTAATACCGTTTCAACCATTTGACTGACGCCTTAAGAGCAAGTGATATATATGATTATCAAATCCACGTATAAAATTACTGATAAAGCTAGATAAAAATTTTGTTGTTAGCATGATGTATAATGTATAGTATTGTGTGTATGAGTTGAACGATGCTCgtacattttaaaaaatctagaaaaatcaaaatctgtTTGAAAgagtaaacaaaaatgtttcACCCATTTGACTGATGCCTGATAGGATCAAACTTATGAGGTACTTTTCTTGAAAAATCAGATTTCCCAGCATTCCTCTTATACCAGAAAATTGCAGTGTGATAAGCCTTGGTTATGCAAACTGAAGCATATCTGAAGCTAAATTAAAGGCAAACTTCCAAGAACCACTATATGATGAAGATAGTGATCTATATGATTTAAAGATCTAATCccaattttataataatgtgTTCTCTCACATATTCCCTAGATGAAGAACCACATGAAAATGTaagttgtttattttaatattcagAATTTATTTTCATTCTGTAAATATGTTATCAGGTTGAAACTGCTAGGAAATAAACGTTGGACTCTTGGTTTGACTAGAGATATGAATTTCATATGAATGTCATATGAATATGTCCATTCGCCAATTGCACTAAATTTGATCTAATAATGTGTGGAATAAAACTCCATTAGTTAACAAATACCCCAATCCCCAATTTGGCTGATCAGTGACCGGTGGTTAGTGAATACAGTGCCTTCATACAAAACTAATTTGGGTTGGTTTGTTGAAAATGATTCCCGAAACAAACTGGaatcttatgtttttttttatttcagtttGGTTGAAGCTATAGTAAATATGttagataaaattataattttattttgcatATACAAAtgattcaacaaaaaaatatattttatttttatccaaCAAAGCTTAGACTTGAACGTATAAAGTTGGATTCTTGATATCTATTCAGTAGACTAAATTACTCGAAATTAGTCTTATTTAGTAATAAATTTCTATGTTAACGATgatcaaaatataatttctatGACTTAGATCCACTGCACTAGCCATGGCCTAGTTAGGCATTGAAGGTAAAACATTTGTTTTCTGCATCAACtcccttttcattttttttttgaaactcccttttcatttatttagaatattatAGGTAATACTTGATATATGTAAATTCAAATGTGTTTGAGTTTACTACATCAAAATGGAAGAgcacatataaaatattaagataaaGTTGGACATACCTCTTGTGTCAATGAGTTAGCAAACaacataagaataaaaaaacatcataaacaaaataatataccaTTCAAGATAGATATGATATGTAAGGATGTATTATGAAACCAAAAACATGATATATGATTCACCAATGAAACTTATTGAGATGGAATCCAAAATTGATGTAAGCTCTCAGTGACCTAAACAagtaaaatgctaaaatatactAGAAATTCAAGTTATCCGTAAAGTTTCCAATGATACGAAGAAGCTGTTTCGCTGCATCAGAAGATGGATTGCTGCTGAAAAAACCATGTTCCTCGTTTTCAAATTCAATGTAATCTACTTTTTTCCCTTCCATCTTCTTCAATTTATATGCATACTCTTTGGCCCTATCTCTTAGGAGCTCTGAGCCACCAGCGATCACCAACATTGGCTCTATGCTAGCTGATTCGAGTGCAGGACTTGTCGGCCCAAAAGGGTTAGCCATGGGATGATCCCTTGTTGCACCTTCTGGTAGTGAAAGTCTCCAAAAccttcaacaaaaaaaactttagaccttttattttgtattatttagTGACATTGACTATACCAAGTTTTACTATGCATGTGGCTTTATGACAATGGCCATGAACAAGGCGTGTCAATCATTTCATTGTTCAAACAGAAAAAGAGAAACTATCAATTGTAGAGAAGACTTCAACGATATGTGATCCCAATGACTCCACGTTGATATACATAAATGAGTATGCACGTTCAAATAtgctaaatattatattaaaatgtgaGACCTTGTTTGCATTTGGTTTTATCTATATCCTGTGCAATGATGGTCATGACTCATGAAAATCATAAGCAAAGTTAAGCTGAGATAGTAAACGAAACGAGGATAGTGCATGACGCATTATCCCATTCCAAATATACCGACTACTGTTATATCTGAATATCTATTTGttccattaattatttaattactaTTCTCAAATGGAAGGACCGAAGGTGATCTAAAACTACATGATTTTGCAACAAAAAGCAAACTTAATTATTCTGACATTTTCAAGTTACACGAGcttttaaaattattctatAGCTACACAAAATCGTATATTAATAAATGGTAAGTGGACTTGTAAGCTCGACATATTAATGTTAAAAGCATGTTTAGTTTTGCAAAAACAATTAAAGTACGTATTGTGAATAACTttgttttataacatatttttcaacGTACTATAGTATAGCATAATTATACTAGTGGTTAAATTAATGTCGTTTATAGTACTAGGTTTAGTTTTATAGTTGTTATATGTTGAATACATAGTTTGCTAAGTGATCattttccagaaaaaaaaatcaaaatagacTGCTAAGAGTTTACTAAAGACGAGCGATGAGTTTGTAactgaaaaaaaatatcaaaataaacatGGTCAAATTGAACCAGTCGA of the Brassica rapa cultivar Chiifu-401-42 chromosome A03, CAAS_Brap_v3.01, whole genome shotgun sequence genome contains:
- the LOC103855677 gene encoding uncharacterized protein At3g28850, with translation MKGMKERLAKKIKLITIVSTLKQGLAHHRNNVDRTIHHLKEEIFAESGQNRGCVTPTLLELEEDVEEQEQEHDLQEEEREILLEFEENCPPGGEDSIVFYTTGLRGVRKTFEACRRVRFLLENHRVKYKERDVSMDSEFRDQMWRLLGGKVTSPRLFVRGRYIGGADEVVALNENGKLKKLLEGISLVDSPCEFCENERFLICSSCNGSSRLIVEHHDEEETSNDSKMWTRCRECNENGLVKCPLCS